The proteins below come from a single Aphanothece sacrum FPU1 genomic window:
- a CDS encoding hydantoinase B/oxoprolinase family protein: MQTLSKPDPIYLEIFKNLYQFIAEQMGITLQNTASSVNIKERLDFSCAIFDQQGLLVANAPHIPVHLGSMSESIKSLIQDKGNLLKSGDVYLSNNPYNGGTHLPDVTAITPVFDDSNQQILFYVASRGHQSDIGGITPGSMPPHSTSIIEEGILFDNFILVNKGQFQEVTLREILADNPYPARNPEQNIADFQAQIAANEKGLQELHKMVSNYGLETVQAYMKFVQDNAEESVKKAIDVLSNGSFIYELDNGAKIQVKVTIDANNRSAIIDFTGTSEQLNNNFNAPKAVTQAAVLYVFRTLVDDNIPLNAGCLKPLNIIIPEGCMLNPKYPAAVVAGNVETSQAVVDALYGALGVLAASQGTMNNFTFGNEKYQYYETICGGSGAGINFNGTDAVHTHMTNSRLTDPEVLEFRYPVLIEDFCIRYNSGGKGQYSGGNGVIRKIKFLENMTANILSNHRLISTFGLAGGEPGKVGKNWVKRHDGTEEILSSTDTVEMNHEDTFIIETPGGGGFNKFNPVGAWH, encoded by the coding sequence ATGCAAACTCTCTCTAAACCCGATCCCATTTATCTCGAAATATTCAAAAATCTCTATCAGTTTATTGCGGAACAAATGGGGATTACTCTACAAAATACAGCATCTTCTGTTAATATCAAAGAACGGCTTGATTTTTCCTGTGCTATTTTCGATCAACAAGGATTATTAGTAGCTAATGCACCCCATATTCCTGTACATTTAGGGAGTATGAGTGAAAGTATTAAAAGTTTAATTCAAGATAAAGGTAATCTATTAAAATCTGGAGATGTTTATCTCTCAAATAACCCTTATAATGGCGGAACTCATTTACCTGATGTAACCGCTATTACTCCTGTATTTGATGATAGTAATCAGCAGATTTTATTCTATGTTGCCTCTAGAGGACATCAATCTGATATTGGGGGCATTACTCCAGGTTCGATGCCTCCTCATTCAACTTCTATTATAGAAGAAGGTATCTTATTTGATAACTTTATTTTAGTTAATAAAGGACAATTTCAAGAAGTAACGTTAAGGGAGATTTTAGCAGATAATCCCTATCCAGCTAGAAATCCAGAGCAAAATATTGCGGATTTTCAAGCTCAAATTGCTGCCAATGAAAAAGGACTCCAAGAACTTCATAAAATGGTTTCAAATTATGGATTAGAAACTGTTCAAGCTTATATGAAGTTTGTTCAAGATAATGCTGAAGAATCTGTCAAAAAAGCAATTGATGTGTTAAGCAATGGCTCATTTATTTATGAGTTAGATAATGGGGCAAAGATTCAAGTTAAAGTAACCATAGATGCTAATAATAGAAGTGCTATTATTGATTTTACAGGAACTTCTGAGCAACTTAATAATAATTTTAATGCACCTAAAGCGGTGACACAAGCAGCAGTTTTATATGTGTTTAGAACCTTAGTTGATGATAATATTCCTCTTAATGCTGGATGTCTTAAACCTCTCAATATTATTATTCCTGAAGGTTGTATGCTTAACCCTAAATATCCGGCCGCAGTTGTTGCTGGAAATGTAGAAACTTCTCAAGCAGTTGTTGATGCTTTATATGGCGCATTAGGCGTTTTAGCTGCATCTCAAGGAACTATGAATAATTTTACATTTGGTAATGAAAAATATCAATATTATGAGACAATTTGTGGGGGTTCTGGTGCAGGAATTAACTTTAATGGAACTGATGCAGTTCATACTCATATGACTAATTCTCGTTTGACTGACCCCGAAGTATTAGAATTTCGGTATCCCGTATTAATAGAAGATTTTTGCATTCGTTATAATAGTGGAGGAAAGGGTCAATATTCGGGAGGAAATGGAGTTATTAGAAAAATTAAATTCTTGGAAAATATGACCGCTAATATTCTTTCTAATCATCGTTTAATTTCGACTTTTGGGTTAGCAGGAGGTGAACCAGGGAAAGTTGGTAAAAATTGGGTAAAACGTCATGATGGAACTGAGGAAATTTTAAGCAGTACGGATACAGTTGAAATGAATCATGAAGATACTTTTATTATAGAAACTCCCGGTGGTGGTGGGTTTAACAAGTTTAACCCTGTAGGGGCATGGCATTAA